One Coffea eugenioides isolate CCC68of chromosome 2, Ceug_1.0, whole genome shotgun sequence genomic window, tttgcttgtttctttttactttgcttgatttttatttatttagtagaTTGACTTGTGGTTAGTCGTGTGATTTACTTATTCCTTATGCGTGCACCGATGATACTAGTTTAGGGTGTTTTGCATATCTTTATTGATTTTActtcgacacctgtcaatatTTAGAATTGAATGTCCAATCGttaatcattatatatatatatatatatattttaggtCGAATTGTGTTTAATCTGCTGTACTTTGTGTCTAACTGTGGGTAATTTGCTACAGTTGTTTGTTCAATTGGGAGGTGCctttaacacttaaatttacTTATTGAAGTAGATTGCCTTCAATTGCCTTATATGAGAGCCTTTTGTCTGTTTGCATTTCAATTACTACATTGATTGGGGTGATTTTGAGGTGCATTATTATTACATTTGGATAAGTTTGGAACCACGAGTGTTTATTGATTGCATTTGTTATAAGTGTTGAGATATCTGTATAACTTGTGAGTGAATgaagtgtgcattttgttcattgaattgatttttcatttgttaGTGCTTTGAATTTCTTGTTTCCATTATTCGTTAGCAACTGTTGTCTATTGTGGTTTGGAGTGCAATTTGGAAAGAATGGTGAAACCACGATCCCGACCCTTTGACCTCCGCTCCGCCTCCTCCAACTACAGGTGCTAATAGCTGGCACCAGCTTCAGGGGAGTTTCGTTatccttcttcttatttttactgtctcattatcacattgagggcaatgtgtgatttaagtgtgggggggatTTGGGTTTAGTTTTGATTGGTGTTTCTTTAATTTGCTGCCTTTCTTACTAGTGTTTTGATGAATAAATATGGCAATTCATTCGTTTATTGCTGGTTGTGATTTATCTTATGAATTTTGTTTAAGTGGCAAGTAAAAGTATGTTATCTTGGTGAATACCATGAGTTTTATGACTTGGTGCAATTTGTGGTTAACTTGTTTAagcaatataaatattttactaGCAATTGTTGTGTGGATTGGGCAATTGTTGATCTCAGTTCTCCATGTTAGGAGATGACGTGGGCCATGATCTTTAATTATCTGGTTTTCTGGTgctttaattgtgattaataaatgaccctactccgctagtgttgtcacccagtaaccgggagtcttcaccacaagtgtcgactttcgcgtcaaaaagtgactATATATATGAGTAGTTAGTCCTGAAGTTGTGAAgagttgagtaactgggctctttcatctaaaaatgtcagagttcacgtcaaaagacttgaatagcttgggactgagcatttattaaaaaaaagaaaaagaaaataataagtaagcttatgatcatgttggcctgccgatccttgttcttcaatgttgagattttgattttcagttgacccaattgctaacttttgctagtttaatattttgatttcttagaCGAGTTAGCTATGAATTGGACGAGTCTATGATTTCAGGAGCTAACCGGGAGAAATATGTCTTGGCACTTAGccactaaaacttgattttgggataagcgtagcttggcagtaaatgaaatgagagttagccattgttgagtttagtgttcccatgcttgaggacaagcatgatttaagtgtggggggaatggatagggtgttaattgttagtaattttattgttaattttcctctttatccttgccaaatattattttaattgtcaatatatatttatatttggtatttggatataatttcagaaaGTGGAGCAGAAAAGTGCTAAAAGGGGACCTTCTTGAGAAGATTTCTCTACGCGTGAAAGCTTCTAAAAGCTTTCCACCATCAGCCCAAATTGTGCAAACCAACGGAATTGCTGATGAAGAATTGAATTGATATGATGAAATCCACTAGCAATAAGAAATCAAAGCGGGGACCACGTAGAAAGTTTGTTCTTATTGTGGGAGATATACTCATTAGCCATAGGTGGACTTTGATGATGAAAGTAGCTTTTCTATTTGCTTCCTACGTAACTAGTTCTCTTATAAAACTAGTGGAGAGGAGAATGAGAAGATAGCTGGAGAAGCTATTAGACTAGTTTTGGAGTTTTCTCTCAAAATAAGCTCCGTAGGAGGATAGAGGAGTTTTTAGTTTTCTCTCCGAGGGATGTTCCAGAGGAGAGAATAGGGAGTTGTTTTGGTTTGTTGAATTCTAGTGTGCAAttttcttattctcttccgaGAGCTTTGTTATTCACTCTCTCAATTATCAAAGAAAGATGATGTCTTTAAATTCAATTGAATTGTGTGAAGattttcttatgaggcgtggctaattttctcatctagtcaaggatcaacgcgaagacgcagtcccaaatatctgtgagatctaattaattttacgtgttccttaatttgttaatatttgcatgttttctattttaatttccatgggattattttgttaattggatatcaagggcccgatgtgcaatttgacttattaatctcttgtcaaattaatcaattaaatccgtaattgtttagttggttaatattagtgacaactagtattttcacatactagggggacatgcaatctgatttaaataaccctcgtagcgtgttattaatttgggttaggcttttctagtttttaatgcaattaggaaattaattcctacggtcgtacctaggagtatttcctggttaggggtaatcaacggtcgtaccttggttattaataaattaaggaaaagctggtcgttagagtttatcggcgactataactagcctgttaataaaattaagtgaacctttgcatcaatgatcggatgaatggactgtgtctgcgtagttgtatccttggctagaatttatttatcatttatttaattgctatttataattgtattaattaattatttatttttggttaaattatttaattatttttagttaaattgtttaattatttttagtttatttctgataaaaatcccccgtgtcccgaacttgaaaagaatcgaatttttcccagtccctgtggattcgaccctactcactactatacacagaaaaattcatttttctcgagtaggtatttattattgcacaggctcgacacctgtcagcGTTTGCTCAGAAACAAGTTGACTACCTAGGGCACACTATCACTGATCAGGGGGTTAGTATGGATGACTCCAAGGTCCATAGCATTTCACAATGGCCAGTACCAAGATCTGTCAAGGAACTGAGGGGATTTTTGAGACTCACGGGCTACTATAGGAGGTTCATTAGACAATATGGACTTGTATGCAAGCCACTGACTGAGTTACTTAGAAAGGACAACTTCAAGTGGAACACACAAGCACAGGCTGCGTTTGATCTCTTGAAGAAACTCATGTGCTCAGCTCCTGTTCTTAAGTTGCCAGATTTCAAGAAGGCATTTGTGATAGAGACAGATGCCAGTGGACGGGGCATTGGAGCAGTTCTGATGCAGGAAGGACATCCCATTACCTTCCTGAGCAAGGCATTATCCACAAGGAACCTGGGCCTATCAGTCTATGAAAAAGAGTTGCTTGCTCTGGTGATGGCAGTTACCAAGTGGAGGCACTACTTGGTTGGAAATCACTTCATCATCCGAACTGACCATCAATCATTGAAGTACCTACTGGATCAGAAGCTAAACACTGCCCTTCAGCACAAATGGATGACCAAGCTAATGGGATTGGACTATGAGATACAATACAAGAAGGGTGCTGAGAATCAAGTAGCAGATGCACTATCAAGGAGACCTGATGATGTTCACAACCTTCCACTTAGCTCTTGTCTAGCCATCACTACTGTTAGACCTGGGTGGATTGAAGAACTGCAGAAGAGCTATAAGGCTGACACACAGTGCCAAGATATCATAGCTCAGTTACTGCTGGATCCCACCTCACATCCTGACTACACTTGGGTTGATGGAGTACTTAGACATCAAGGTAAGATTTTTATTGATAGTGCCAATGACACCAGAAACAAGGTCATTAGGATCCTACATGCCTCAGCATTAGGGGGCCATTCTGGTCAGAGAAATTGTTGGCAGAAGGTAAAAAGCCTGTTTTACTGGCCAGGAATGAAGGAAGAAGTAGTGTCATTCATACGGAACTGTGACATATGCCAGAGAAATAAGTCTGAGCATGTTCCCTACCCTGGACTACTGCAACCAATTACCATTCCTAAACAAGCTTGGTCTCACATATCCATGAATTTTATTGAGAAACTGCCAAAATCTCAGGGTTTTGATACTATATTGGTAGTCATTGACAGATTCACCAAGTTTGGCCACTTTATTATGCTCACTCATCCCTTCACAGCCAAGACAGTAGCTCAAGCCTTCCTAGACAACATCTACAGGATGCATGGTCTGCCAGAATCCATCATTACTGACAGAGATAGGATTTTCACTAGTGGGTTCTGGAGGGAGCTGTTCAAGGTGATGGGAACTGAACTGCATTATACTTCATCCTACCATCCCCAATCTGATGGACAAAGCGAACGACTCAACCAGTGTGTGGAAAATTATCTCAGATGCATGACTGGAGAAATGCCTTCCCAGTGGAGCAAGTGGGTGGCAATGGCTGAGTGGTGGTACAACTCTACTTACCATTCCAGTCTTGAAATGACTCCATTCGAGGCCCTGTTTGGATACAAACCAGTACCCCTGTCCCTTGGTCCTTACTTAGAGTCAGTAGTGCCTGCAGCTTCTGACATGATCCAAGAGAGGAACAAAATCGCCAACTGCATCAAGGACAACTTAGTTAAAGCTCAACAGAGAATGAAGTATTTTGTTGATCAACGCAGAACTGAAAGGGAATTTGTTGTGGGCGACTGGGTGTTTCTGAAGTTGCAGCCATACAGACAACAAACTATTGCGGTCAGGAAGTGCCTCAAGTTATCTGCTAAATTTTTTGGTCCCTTCCAAGTAGAAGAGAAGATTGGATCTGTAGCCTATAAACTAAAGCTACTTGCAGGCACTAAACTGCACCCTGTGTTCCATGTGTCCTTGCTCAAAAGGAAGTTGGGGCCATTGCAGAATAGCTCCACCAAACTTCCAGAGTTCGACACTCAGGATCAATGTCCTCTACAACCAAAAATCATACTGAAGAGGAGGGCCATTATGCGGGGAGACCAACCTGTTATACAATTGTTGATCAAATGGGATCAACTGGATTATGAGGAAGCATCATGGGAGGACAAGTCCTTTATTGAACACCAGTTTCCCATGTTTCAGACTTGAGGACAAGTCTGTTCTTAAGAGGCGGGAATTGTCAGGATATGAATTTGTTGAATTGAGGTCTAATTGGGCATAATTCAATTAGAGGTCAAAACGATGTCGTTTGGGTTAGTAGTTAGTTAAGTCAGTTACTTAGCAATTGCAGGTTGTTAAGTTGTTATAAATAGGGGCCCACGCATGTAGAGATACAGACTTTTGAGTAATAACTTGTATCTCATTTCCTTCTTCTAATTCTGTTCTTCCTTTTCTCATTCTCTCtgattctctctctcttcaaCCTTCTCAGttcattttccaatttcaattcCAAACCGTAATTCCGATATAAGCAATTGCACTTAAGTTCCTGACACTCGACCCCTACCGATACGATACCGTGACGAAACGATACCGAAATACTTGACTCGCCGAAAAATCGGCCGAGTCATCACCGCGACGGATTGACCCGGCCGAGTCACTCCGAGTTATCCCAAATCAAGACGAGAAATCAGCCGAATCATACCGCGACGGATTGACTTGGCcgtttcttttgctattttttaattatttttatttagcatactttttatattattaacaatttttagaatattaaatactttAAAGTTTACGTCTCACCGAGACCGCGATCGATATGCCGAGACCGATATGGAACGTTCCAGGCCGCAACCGCGACTGCGACCGCGACCGCGACCGTGACTTTGAACCATGACCAAGACTCCAACAACACTGATCAATTCTTCTTCAATATCCTCTTAATTACACAGCACCATACATATTTTAAGGAATGTGTTGACGCCTAAATCTGAAGATCTTGCACTAACAATTCACCAGTCAACTTAAAGAAGGACTGATCAATCAAAGATGACTGTAGTTTATGACAACTGGGAAAGGCTGGTCACTGCTGTTCTGCGCAGAGAGGAGCTGTGGCTAAGTGGTCTAAGAACACCGAGTGATGTATTTTCACTATCATCTGCATCAGCATCGCCCTCTTTCAATTTCAGCTCAAACCCACGCCAGGTTTCATCTTTAAGTTCTTGGAGCTTATTAGTTGGGGAGTCATTTACATATCATCAAATTCTTAAAGCTACAGATTTCTTGAGTGACTCAAATCTCATCAAGCATGGCCACTCTGGAAAACTCTTTTATGGAGTTTTGGAAGGTGGGACACAAGTAGTAGTTAAGAAAGTTGATCTTTCCTGCGTTGAGAATGAATTATGTTTAATGTCAGAATTGGAAATTTGCGGCATGTTATATCATTCTAGACTGGTCCCTCTTCTGGGGCACTGCTTGGAGAATGGACACGAGAAGTTTCTGGTTTACAGATACACCCCTAACAAGGACCTGGCAAGTTTTATGCGGTATGATAAAATTAAACAACTACCGTCGTTAGATTGGACAGTGAGGTTGAAGATTGCAACTGGAGTTGCAGAGGGTTTATGCTACCTACATGACAAATGTTTTCCACCCCTTGTTCATAGGTATCTTAATACTAGCATGTCAAGACAGCTTCCTAATATTAACCCCTTTctttatgtttttatttcttttaaaggCTTTGGGGCATGCAGAATGGGAATTTTAACTGCAGATGTTTTGGTCTTCATGTCTGATGCTGTGCTATTTTGATTCTTATAGGGATATCCAAGCTAGCAGCATACTACTTGATGATGACTTTGAAGTGCGGCTAGGGAGCCTTACTGCGGTCTGCATTGAAGAACAAGTCTACAACCAAAGTAGGATTGCTAGGTTCCTGAGGTTGCCAAAGTAAGCACTTGCATGAGTGTACAAGAGTTTACCATTCTATAACGAGCAATTAGTTGGCTTATAAACAATAATAATTTCATTGAGGAGAACTGCTTATAAATATCTTTGGAATGCCAAAGTTAtattatcagtttcggatatTATgtgagaaaaattctgaattaaATTATAATTATGAGTTCAGTAAAAACTTCTCTGCAGTGGACTTCTTTTGAAACTCAAGCTTAGTATGACAACAATGTGGTTCTCTTTATGCCTATAAATCAGAATAGGACAAGTTCCATTTTTCATGATGCTAGAACCAGTCCTCCCTTGATTAAGGTATTGTATTGACAATCTTTCTTCCTTTAATGTAGGGGTTCAAAACAAACCACAGGTATGGGACTTGGATTCAAATTTTACTTTACATCCTGTGTCAGTCATCTTCTGCTTTTCATGATGGTGTCTTGATGCTGCGTTCAGAGTCAATTCCTGAATTGTCTGATGGTGGTACCAAGCTGTCATTAGCGATTAGCAATAATACCCAACAGTGCATGTATTATAACATCACCAGGGACTTTGTTtcaattattatttgttttGGCTTCCAGATGTTTTTGATTCTGCTTAGGGTGTGTTTGGATCATTGTTTTTGgagctgtttttgaaaaactgtttttcacatcccaaatgctacagtaaatgtgtatttctaaaacaactccaaaaacaccatatccaaacattatatcaaaaacaactacatatgtatatttcaattatgtatattatatatatatatatattatattaatataaattgaaatatacaaattgaaaattatatatatcatatattatataaatatttttatacattaatattatacataatatattataatatacataatataataaacataatatgtaatattgtatacataaatgtgtaaatatttatacattatatattatgtacattatattataatatatacattattaatgtataatattattatgtacattattgtgTATAATAATGTCTAATAATGTTaggtataatatataataaacataatatgtaataatgtaataatgtatattatgcataatatattatattatatacatacaatattatgtatattatacaaattgaaaattatatatttatatatttatatattatatattatatgaatatttatataatgaaatatacaataaatattacaaattgaaatattatataaacaccatatttataatattataatatttataattaatattaatgtatattatatatatattaaatatttatatatttatatatttatttttacatattataaatattttattttacttaaaaaatatttttacatatttataatatatttatatgaatattatatattatatataatatataatatataatatatattttacatttatataaatgtacattaacatacataatattaattttacatatatacataatattaatacatttgtacatttatattaattatattaatacatttataaataatattaatatatattaataaaattataatttatacatttatataatattcatttgtaatttatacatttataataatatacacttttacatttataaatatatttataatatgtattatatgtaatataatacataaatatatttttatataaatacataaatatatttttttataaatatttataaatctatatttatataaaaatatataatttataatttataatttatacatttatgtaatattcatttataatttataaatttacaataatatacccttatacatttataaatatatttatattatgtgttatatgtaatataatacatttataatacatttatatatttatatataaataaataaatatatttatttataagtatttataaatgtattataaatgcataaatgtatatttatgtacaaatataaaaatataaaaattataatttatacatttatacatttatataatattcatttataatttataaatttacaataatatacacttatacatttataaatatatttatattatgtattatatataatacaataaatttatcatatatttttatatttttatataaatatatttatttataaatgcataaatgtatatttatataaaaatataaaaattataacttataatttatacatttatataatattcatttataatttatacatttataaatatatttatattatgtattatatataatataatacatttatatattttttagcgaatatataaatatatttatttataaatatttataaatgtattataaatgcataaatgtatgtaaaaataaaattatataaattataaattataaaaatacccataatatgttttaaaaatatctctaaaaataatccaaaaaacatctacagtaaaagtttttcatatagtttttgaaaaacaatctcaaaaacaactaatccaaacggacttgtatttcaaaaacgaaatgctacagtgctgtttttgaaaaacaaccccaaaaacaggTAATCCAAACGAAGCCTAAAGTACTTCACATTCTTGCCAATTTGGACTATGACATATTTGGGAAACCATCTGTCTTCACTGTTTATATGTACTAGTTTGATAGACTTATCTGAGGTTACCATCCTTCTATTTCCCCTGTTATCTCTGTGTCCCTGAACTATTTCAAACTGTAGATGTTGTGCTCACCTGTTTCACTAGTTTGTTCtgggttttcctttgttttggCAACAAATAGAAATCTCTCATTTTTGAAGAGCAGATTATATGCAATGAAGAAGCATATCAGCATTTCCAATCACCCATAAATAGGAAAGGGAAGTTCATGGAAAGcattattcttctttttctggAAGATTAAGAATAGAAGATGTTTTGACATGATAAGTACAACTCAATGCTGATTCTCACAAACATAATTCTCTGCATCTATCTCCTATGCTGCAGGTACATCTACTACAAGTTGTTCTTATGATGTGTATTGCTTTGGAAATGTTTTACTTGAGTTAGTCACTGGCAACCTGGGTGTCAGTGCTGCCAATGGCTCCAGTATGAAGGATTGGATGGAAAACGCCCTAAGCTATGTTGTTTCAAACGATAAGAAACTCATCCTAAACATTGTAGACAATTCCTTAATCATAGATGAGCATCTTTTAATGGAAGTCTGGGCACTTGCTTTTGTTGCCAAGGCTTGTGTCCAACACAAGCCTTCCAAGCGGCCACAAATGCCAGAAATACTTGAGGCTGTAAAACATATTAAATTGACCAGGGTCAGTAATGGACATCTTCAACCTGCTAGTTATCCCAGCaaacttttcccacctcctacaATGACAGCACTTCCTGAGGGATCTCGAACAATAGGTAGGTGTATATTGATTTCTGTCAAGCCtgttcattttcttctttttcctgtCAAGATATTAGCTTAAGATATTTTCCAATCAGTTGTTCTTTGATGGGGtatattttgtttttgattgtTCATATGGTGGCAAATCAATTCTAAACTTTACATACTAGTTCACCCTCCATCCACGGAAAGTCCATATTAAGCCATAGATTCACATGGCAGCTTGCGTAGTACAATTTGGTTGGAAATTTTTTTGGATCAACTGGGAATTTAACCACCTGATTGTAATTGATGAGCAGGTTCAATTGATCTTGTATGATGATTAGTCCATACTTTGTTTAGCTGATGAGTTTTCGAGATATTTCTTCTTTCTAACATCTGTCTAGACAGAATACAAGGAAGCCGATGCCGGAGAAAACCTGGAGTTTTGATATCATAACAAAAACGTATAAGAACGaaaaatctttttctttctttcttcttttgcccTTTTTGATTTTGAATATAACAGCACGGAAATAGGAGTATATTGGCATTAGTTCTTTGATTCTATTGACTTATAGAAAAATGGCAACCGCCTATCTTTGTCATGTAGGACGGCTTTCACAGGCAATACAAAATGCCAGATCCTCAGGCAACAGCAGTGCTTCATGGAACTACGTGTTCATGCGAATGAAGAGGTTTATCCACGCAGTGGAATCTTGGCTAACTCTAATTTAAGGATTTTTACATACTTGGAGATTAAGGCTGctacaagaaatttcaaaattgaCACATTTTTGGGAGGAGGTGGGAGGGTATACAAAGGTTTGCTTCATCAGACGTCCACGTACTGTGGCACTGAAGCAGTAATTGCTGTTAAAAAAGTTTATGCTGAGTACATTCCGCAATTTCAACGATGGCCGGTAATTCCACGAAACTTGTAACCAGCCCATCTCTGACAGCCTTCGTTTGGTACCAATTGTTCCTACCTATTTGTAATATGGTTATCGCTTGCTCATAGAGGACTTGAGCTCTATATTCTTTTCTATTCCTGCATGCTGCTCACTCTTGTATTCTCTAAGGTGTGTAGAAATGGCTCAGCTTTCCGTAAAATGTCTTTGCTATGAACCCCTTGTCAAGACCATTAATGGGACAAGTTGTGGAGGTACTAGAAAACATTGAATCTGCCAATTAAAAGCGAAAAGGGCAGGAGATGAACTCCACCCGAGGAAGTGGTCTGCAACCAAGGAATGAAGGATATCCATCCCGTGGTTCCCATCCACTCCATATAAGTGCATAGCGACTGGACTAGCTTTCTCAAAGAGCAGCTCCTTCTAAGAATATATGTTTTTCCTGTACCCTTAGACTATATTCCAATCATTGTTCTCCAATCCCGCCTCGTACAAGTAGTTAAGAGCCCATTTTTCTTGTAGCGATAGAAATCCTACAGAACAAAATTGATATTTTGTGCTGATATTTTGTCAGTCAGCAATTTGTTGTAAAAATCAACCACTCATGTCCTTAGAATTCGTAGAAAAGGTACCTTTTTTCTGGATATTGAGAAgattttattgtattttttgtCATTTGTCAATTTAAGGTTATAGAGATCTGATATATTTTCTGACACAGGGAACTTCGTGTTCActatcttcttcttttggtaAGCTGTACTAAATTCTGTTCTGCTGTAAACCGAGACATATTGGAGCCAGTTTCTTGTTATACTAACTGGGAAAGAGTTTATCAGTGGCGGAGTCAGGACCTAAAGTCATAAGGTTCAACTTTGGACACCACATCGAATATAATCAGAGCAAatttacaacaaaaaaaaaaaatgcttatgTTAAACATACTTTCTCCGTTATGTCAATTATATTTTGACATCGAAGTTTCGCTACAATGTTGTGGCAGTTTAAAAACGTCAAaagattttgtttttgaatttaTATCAATAACTAATCTTAATAAGATCTAACACCTTTATGAAGCATAAGAATTAAGAATTCTTAATTTATCAAGGGGGGAaatgtaaataaaaaaaaggagacATTCAAAATTTTAGAGGGGTCAATATATAAGTTGATGGAGTTCTCAGACATTTTCTGACCCTATATTTCTTGAGCAGCTGGGCAATAACAAAGGCAAGTTGTtgcttgcatttttttttgggtttgggTTAGCCTATAGGAACACTTGACAAGGAGTAGAAAGACTTGAGTAGATGGAAACAATCAAAAGCAAACGTAAACCTGAACCCTTGACGAATCTCTTCCACAATCTCCATCTTAATATCAGACACTTGGTCATCCATCCATTAGCTTTGTACTTGAATGTATGAAAAAATGCGAGGAAAATCCAATGATAAATCGGAGCTACATCCTCAAATATGAGTTTTAATATTATTGCCTGCATCGATACTTTATACTCTTACATGTAAAGGTTGCATGTAGAGGTTTATATAAACACTGTCCAAAGGTTATATGTTATTACAAAATTATTCGAGCAGTTTAAAAATAGATTACCTtaacattttttaatttttatttttgttaaagcGTTGAACTTGACTCAGTCAACTGgagaaagaacaaagaaaattcatttttttctgtGATTACTTTTCTCCCATGGACCAGGCTGACGTCCATACAACAGCGTGACTTCATCTCCGAGACTGGCATGGCACAATGCTACCTTTCTGTTTTCTACAATTTAGGATTGGGGTGGGATTAGTCTGTTTGTATCCTGTTGAATACAAGTATTTTGGTGTCTTTCATCACCAAGAATTCCGGAAATACATAATCATACGGGAAGAAGGGATTGATCACCATATATGGCTGTGGTTTATGACAATTGGGAACGGCTGGTTACAGCTACTCTGCGCAGAGAGGAGCTCCGGCTCACTGCTCTG contains:
- the LOC113763159 gene encoding probable LRR receptor-like serine/threonine-protein kinase At2g16250 isoform X1, whose product is MTVVYDNWERLVTAVLRREELWLSGLRTPSDVFSLSSASASPSFNFSSNPRQVSSLSSWSLLVGESFTYHQILKATDFLSDSNLIKHGHSGKLFYGVLEGGTQVVVKKVDLSCVENELCLMSELEICGMLYHSRLVPLLGHCLENGHEKFLVYRYTPNKDLASFMRYDKIKQLPSLDWTVRLKIATGVAEGLCYLHDKCFPPLVHRDIQASSILLDDDFEVRLGSLTAVCIEEQVYNQSRIARFLRLPKGSKQTTGTSTTSCSYDVYCFGNVLLELVTGNLGVSAANGSSMKDWMENALSYVVSNDKKLILNIVDNSLIIDEHLLMEVWALAFVAKACVQHKPSKRPQMPEILEAVKHIKLTRVSNGHLQPASYPSKLFPPPTMTALPEGSRTIGRLSQAIQNARSSGNSSASWNYVFMRMKRFIHAVESWLTLI
- the LOC113763159 gene encoding probable LRR receptor-like serine/threonine-protein kinase At2g16250 isoform X2, producing the protein MTVVYDNWERLVTAVLRREELWLSGLRTPSDVFSLSSASASPSFNFSSNPRQVSSLSSWSLLVGESFTYHQILKATDFLSDSNLIKHGHSGKLFYGVLEGGTQVVVKKVDLSCVENELCLMSELEICGMLYHSRLVPLLGHCLENGHEKFLVYRYTPNKDLASFMRYDKIKQLPSLDWTVRLKIATGVAEGLCYLHDKCFPPLVHRDIQASSILLDDDFEVRLGSLTAVCIEEQVYNQSRIARFLRLPKGSKQTTGTSTTSCSYDVYCFGNVLLELVTGNLGVSAANGSSMKDWMENALSYVVSNDKKLILNIVDNSLIIDEHLLMEVWALAFVAKACVQHKPSKRPQMPEILEAVKHIKLTRVSNGHLQPASYPSKLFPPPTMTALPEGSRTIEYKEADAGENLEF